One Setaria viridis chromosome 3, Setaria_viridis_v4.0, whole genome shotgun sequence DNA window includes the following coding sequences:
- the LOC117848256 gene encoding uncharacterized protein: MFFSGFSYQHHHQPGSGSPPGDAAADPYDDGDHNLTVLLTFSIFLSFILLYLVAGIVWASAVTACAVALSICYLKVQRRRRAVLRREAALRAAAGGGPGGVAAVAVSAAIPAFAYKREGAGGGGGDATGWAQCVICLGLVQVGEVVRRLPACKHLFHVECIDMWLRSHSTCPICRAAVEPADGQPEPPV, from the coding sequence ATGTTCTTCTCCGGGTTCTCgtaccagcaccaccaccagccagGCTCAGGCAGTCCTCccggggacgccgccgcggaTCCGTACGACGACGGCGACCACAACCTCACGGTGCTCCTCACCTTCAGCATCTTCTTATCCTTCATCCTCCTCTACCTGGTCGCCGGCATCGTCTGGGCCTCCGCCGTCACGGCCTGCGCCGTCGCGCTCTCCATCTGCTACCTCAAggttcagcggcggcggcgcgccgtgctGAGGCGTGAGGCGGCACTGCGCgcagctgccggcggcgggcccgGGGGTGTCGCGGCGGTCGCCGTGTCGGCGGCGATCCCGGCGTTTGCGTACAAGCGGGAgggtgccggcggcggtggcggggacgCGACGGGGTGGGCGCAGTGCGTGATATGCCTGGGGCTGGTGCAGGTCGGCGAGGTGGTCCGGCGGCTGCCGGCGTGCAAGCATCTGTTCCACGTGGAGTGCATCGACATGTGGCTGCGCTCGCACTCGACTTGCCCCATCTGCCGTgccgccgtcgagcccgccgATGGCCAGCCGGAGCCGCCGGTTTGA
- the LOC117850824 gene encoding probable glucan 1,3-beta-glucosidase A isoform X1, whose product MGCRGGTRLPLVRRLCFVVVLLCASCLCSILPYANAKRTPPPPPSVKPKAPPSPSPSQVVPAPVPPYPALPVRAVCLGGWLVTEGWILPPLFDGIPNKDLLDGTQVQFKSALRKTYITADQGGGGAVLANRTQASDWETFKLWRINETTFNFRTSGGQFVGIGASDGIIVATATAPALPETFQIVRCPFDKNRVRIKAANGYFVQGIATGEVIADYGEPTRWSDWDASVFLMTKVGQQLQGEYQLCNGYGTDKAAPVLRDHWSTYIVEDDFKFIASSGLTAVRIPVGWWIASDPNPPAPYVGGSLQALDNAFKWAEKYKLGVIIDLHAAPGSQNPWEHSSSRDGTQEWGTTDANIAQTVQVIDFLASRYATSPSLFAVELMNEPLAPRATLDSLTRYYRDGYNAVRKHSPTAYVVMSNRLGISSANSTELLPFAGGFQGAVIDVHYYTMFNKMFDNFTVQQNIDFVRTNFSGELAAVTTQNGPLTFVGEWVAEWKVPNATKEDYQKYATAQMNAYGQATFGWSYWTVKNANNHWDLEWMIKNGYINLKG is encoded by the exons ATGGGTTGCCGCGGCGGCACTAGGCTGCCGCTCGTGAGGCGGCTCTgcttcgtcgtcgtcctcctgtGCGCCTCGTGCCTCTGCTCCATCCTCCCATATGCCAATGCCaagaggacgccgccgccgccgccctcggtgAAGCCAAAggcaccgccgtcgccgtcgccgtcgcaggTCGTCCCGGCCCCGGTCCCGCCGTACCCTGCGCTCCCCGTGCGGGCGGTGTGCCTCGGCGGGTGGCTCGTCACCGAGGGCTGGATCCTGCCGCCCCTCTTCGACGGCATCCCCAACAAGGACCTCCTG GACGGGACGCAGGTGCAGTTCAAGTCGGCGCTGCGCAAGACGTACATCACCGCCgaccagggcggcggcggcgccgtgctgGCCAACCGGACGCAGGCCTCCGACTGGGAGACGTTCAAG CTGTGGAGGATCAACGAGACGACGTTCAACTTCCGTACGTCCGGCGGCCAGTTCGTGGGCATCGGCGCCAGCGACGGCATCatcgtcgccaccgccaccgcgccggcgctgccggaGACCTTCCAGATCGTGCGCTGCCCCTTCGACAAGAACAGGGTCCGGATTAAGGCCGCGAACGGATACTTCGTCCAG GGGATAGCAACCGGCGAGGTGATAGCGGACTACGGCGAGCCGACGCGGTGGTCCGACTGGGACGCGTCGGTGTTCCTCATGACCAAGGTCGGGCAGCAGCTGCAAGGGGAGTACCAGCTCTGCAACGGCTACGGCACCGACAAGGCCGCACCCGTGCTCAGG GACCATTGGAGCACCTACATAGTTGAGGACGATTTCAAGTTCATCGCATCAAGCGGGCTGACAGCAGTGAGGATTCCGGTAGGGTGGTGGATCGCTAGTGACCCGAACCCTCCGGCTCCGTATGTTGGAGGTTCCCTGCAAGCCCTGGACAACGCCTTCAAATGGGCAGA GAAGTACAAGCTGGGCGTCATCATCGACCTTCACGCGGCTCCAGGATCACAGAACCCCTGGGAGCACAGCTCCTCCAGAGACGGCACGCAGGAGTGGGGAACAACGGACGCCAACATCGCTCAAACTGTGCAAGTGATCGACTTCCTCGCATCCAG GTACGCGACGAGCCCCAGCCTGTTCGCAGTGGAGCTGATGAACGAGCCGCTGGCGCCCCGGGCGACGCTGGACAGCCTGACCAGGTACTACCGCGACGGCTACAACGCCGTCAGGAAGCACTCGCCGACGGCGTACGTGGTCATGTCGAACCGGCTGGGGATCTCGTCGGCGAACTCGACGGAGCTCCTCCCGTTCGCCGGCGGGTTCCAGGGGGCGGTCATCGACGTGCACTACTACACCATGTTCAACAAGATGTTCGACAACTTCACCGTGCAGCAGAACATCGACTTCGTCAGGACCAACTtctccggcgagctcgccgccgtcaCCACCCAGAATGGGCCGCTCACCTTTGTAG GAGAGTGGGTTGCAGAGTGGAAGGTGCCAAACGCGACGAAGGAAGATTACCAGAAGTACGCGACGGCGCAGATGAACGCGTACGGTCAGGCCACGTTCGGATGGTCGTATTGGACTGTCAAGAATGCCAATAACCACTGGGATCTGGAGTGGATGATTAAGAATGGATACATAAATTTGAAAGGCTAG
- the LOC117850970 gene encoding CASP-like protein 1C1, protein MVKLHRLISIVLRLAAAGAAAAAAIIMVISHETATFFGIEMEAKYSYTPSFVFFVVAFAVASAYSLLVLLVRPGSTVSRLVLLTDVIVGMLLTGAVAATGAISDVGKNGNAHAGWLPICAQVQAYCGHVAGALISGFVSLVVYFLIIMYSLHAVAEPMCSCH, encoded by the exons ATGGTGAAGCTGCACCGGCTCATCTCCATCGTGCTCCGGCTAGCCGCAGcgggagccgcggcggcggcggcgataatCATGGTGATCAGCCATGAGACCGCCACCTTCTTCGGCATAGAGATGGAAGCCAAGTACTCCTACACTCCATCATTTGT CTTCTTCGTGGTGGCATTCGCTGTGGCTTCCGCCTACAGCCTGCTCGTCCTCCTCGTGCGGCCAGGGAGCACCGTCTCCAGACTAGTGCTCCTGACCGACGTG ATCGTGGGGATGCTTCTCaccggcgcggtggcggccaCCGGGGCGATATCGGACGTGGGGAAGAACGGCAACGCGCACGCCGGGTGGCTGCCCATCTGCGCGCAGGTGCAGGCCTACTGCGGCCACGTGGCGGGGGCGCTCATCTCCGGCTTCGTCTCGCTCGTCGTctacttcctcatcatcatgtactccctccacgCCGTGGCGGAGCCCATGTGCTCCTGCCATTAG
- the LOC117848257 gene encoding D-amino-acid transaminase, chloroplastic-like: protein MAGAGLQETRGVTVEKERLLLRSPERVAAALRCRGAGPTTPGARVHPTRPTGPRDFLLSPKGCTGPAFYAVVIPAASRRSQQQRNNDSGGVKAITTTVPMKHSFFAGVKSVDYLPNALAAVEAEERGAHASVWVDEDGCVAEGPTMNVAFVTAAGDLLVPAFDKVLGGCSRWRRGWSRQGLSGAPGSARIPAGEARRCAEMMLVGSGLPVLPVVEWDGQPVGDGRVGRVSLALSQMLREDMKSGPDRIPVP, encoded by the exons ATGGCCGgagcaggactgcaggagaCGCGTGGCGTGACCGTAGAGAAGGAGAGGCTTCTGCTCCGGAGCCCGGAGCGCgtggccgccgcgctccgctgCCGTGGCGCAGGCCCGACGACGCCCGGCGCGCGCGTTCATCCGACGCGTCC TACCGGCCCCCGCGACTTCCTGCTGTCCCCGAAGGGCTGCACGGGCCCCGCGTTCTACGCCGTCGTcatccccgccgccagccgccgctcTCAGCAGCAGCGCAACAACGACTCCGGCGGCGTGAAGGCGATCACGACCACCGTGCCCATGAAGCACTCGTTCTTCGCGGGCGTCAAGAGCGTCGACTACCTCCCGAacgcgctggcggcggtggaggcggaggagcggggCGCGCACGCGTCGGTGTGGGTGGACGAGGACGGGTGCGTCGCGGAGGGGCCCACGATGAACGTCGCGTTCGTCACGGCGGCCGGGGACCTGCTGGTGCCGGCGTTCGACAAGGTGCTCGGCGGGTGCTCGCGCTGGCGCCGAGGCTGGTCGAGGCAGGGCTTATCAGGAGCGCCGGGGAGCGCGAGGATTCCCGCCGGCGAGGCCAGGCGGTGCGCCGAGATGATGCTCGTCGGGAGCGGCCTGCCGGTGCTGCCGGTCGTCGAGTGGGATGGGCAGCCGGTTGGGGATG GTCGAGTTGGGAGAGTAAGCCTTGCCCTGTCTCAAATGCTCCGGGAGGACATGAAGTCTGGTCCAGATAGGATTCCCGTTCCCTAA
- the LOC117846985 gene encoding triose phosphate/phosphate translocator, chloroplastic produces MAALGTLPGGGAAASVPQRRRRGVFSSLAAAYAPDGARLACGRQLRPAPVLTSSSVTLSGPARRQFLRAAPPAASSGSAGEAKPQGFAERYPTLVTGFFFFLWYFLNVIFNILNKKIFDYFPYPYFVSVSHLFIGVLYCLIGWSFGFPKRAPVNSTLLKQLVPVAVCHAIGHVTSTVSFAAVAVSFAHTIKALEPFFSAAASQFVLGQPVPLTLWLSLVPVVVGVSVASLTELSFNWTGFINAMISNISFTYRSIYSKKAMTDMDSTNLYAYISIIALFVCIPPAIIIEGPQLMQHGFKDAIAKVGLTKLISNFFVVGLFYHLYNQVATNTLERVAPLSHAIGNVLKRVFVIGFSIIVFGNRITTQTGIGTSIAIAGVALYSFMKAKIEEEKRQIKSA; encoded by the exons ATGGCGGCGCTCGGAacgctccccggcggcggcgccgccgcttctgtgccccagcgccggcgccgcggcgttTTCTCTTCTCTCGCGGCCGCCTACGCCCCCGATGGCGCTCGCCTCGCCTGCGGAAGGCAGCTCCGTCCGGCTCCGGTGCTCACCTCTTCCTCCGTAACCCTCTCCGGTCCAGCGAGGCGGCAGTTCCTCCGCgcggcgccgcctgccgcctcctcGGGTTCCGCCGG AGAAGCAAAGCCCCAGGGATTTGCAGAGAGATACCCAACTCTTGTCAcaggtttcttcttcttcttgtg GTATTTCCTGAATGTAATATTTAACATCCTCAACAAGAAGATCTTTGATTACTTCCCCTATCCATA CTTTGTGTCGGTGAGCCATCTTTTTATTGGAGTCCTATACTGCCTTATTGGCTGGAGCTTCGGTTTCCCAAAGCGTGCG CCGGTCAACTCAACGCTTCTGAAGCAGCTTGTTCCAGTTGCTGTTTGCCATGCCATCGGCCATGTAACTAGCACTGTGTCCTTTGCTGCTGTAGCTGTATCATTTGCCCACACTATTAAAG CTCTGGAGCCATTCTTCAGTGCGGCTGCTTCTCAGTTTGTCCTTGGACAACCAGTTCCATTGACGCTCTGGCTGTCCCTTGTTCCAGTCGTTGTCG GTGTCTCGGTAGCATCCCTCACCGAACTCTCATTCAATTGGACTGGCTTCATTAATGCCATGATCTCAAATATTTCCTTCACCTACCGGAGCATCTACTCTAAGAAGGCTATG ACTGACATGGATAGCACAAACTTGTATGCGTACATATCAATAATTGCTCTCTTTGTCTGCATCCCCCCTGCAATTATT ATTGAAGGACCTCAATTAATGCAGCATGGATTTAAAGATGCAATTGCCAAAGTTGGATTAACAAAGTTGATTTCTAACTTTTTCGTGGTGGGCTTGTTCTATCACCTTTATAACCAG GTTGCTACAAACACATTGGAGCGGGTGGCCCCTCTCTCACACGCCATTGGCAATGTGTTGAAACGTGTCTTCGTCATTGGCTTTTCCATCATCGTTTTTG GCAACAGGATCACCACACAAACTGGAATTGGCACTTCCATCGCTATTGCTGGTGTTGCCCTCTACTCATTTATGAAGGCTAAGATAGAGGAAGAGAAAAGG CAAATAAAGAGCGCATAA
- the LOC117847491 gene encoding uncharacterized protein isoform X1: MAADWLSARRAWEKWATKHVGPSGKQVQAALLLNYDPSGPSRLLPVIAEQEGTQLTAIDMQPFLDFVKRGNLQTEFFSIRPNQYLVTSIHDNWYCARCVNSTKSGGEGVIVMQVGAYLLICMMVLLLQLHKQWWLLISLQCSLTGELTNFLLV; this comes from the exons ATGGCGGCGGACTGGTTGTCGGCGCGCCGGGCGTGGGAGAAGTGGGCCACGAAGCACGTCGGCCCCTCCG GGAAGCAGGTCCAGGCCGCGCTGCTGCTCAACTACGACCCGTCCGGGCCGTCTAGGCTCCTTCCGGTCAT AGCAGAGCAAGAGGGAACACAACTTACAGCTATTGATATGCAACCATTCCTTGACTTTGTTAAGAGGGGTAATCTGCAGACTGAATTCTTCTCTATTAGGCCAAACCAAT ATTTGGTCACCTCAATCCATGATAACTGGTATTGCGCCCGTTGCGTTAACAGCACAAAGTCAGGAGGCGAAGGAGTTATAGTTATGCAGGTTGGAGCTTACTTATTAATCT GTATGATGGTTCTCTTGCTTCAGCTTCACAAGCAATGGTGGCTGCTGATCAGTTTGCAATGCAGTTTAACCGGAGAACTCACTAATTTCCTCTTAGTATAG
- the LOC117847491 gene encoding uncharacterized protein isoform X2: protein MAADWLSARRAWEKWATKHVGPSGKQVQAALLLNYDPSGPSRLLPVIAEQEGTQLTAIDMQPFLDFVKRGNLQTEFFSIRPNQYLVTSIHDNWYCARCVNSTKSGGEGVIVMQVGAYLLICMYDGSLASASQAMVAADQFAMQFNRRTH, encoded by the exons ATGGCGGCGGACTGGTTGTCGGCGCGCCGGGCGTGGGAGAAGTGGGCCACGAAGCACGTCGGCCCCTCCG GGAAGCAGGTCCAGGCCGCGCTGCTGCTCAACTACGACCCGTCCGGGCCGTCTAGGCTCCTTCCGGTCAT AGCAGAGCAAGAGGGAACACAACTTACAGCTATTGATATGCAACCATTCCTTGACTTTGTTAAGAGGGGTAATCTGCAGACTGAATTCTTCTCTATTAGGCCAAACCAAT ATTTGGTCACCTCAATCCATGATAACTGGTATTGCGCCCGTTGCGTTAACAGCACAAAGTCAGGAGGCGAAGGAGTTATAGTTATGCAGGTTGGAGCTTACTTATTAATCTGTAT GTATGATGGTTCTCTTGCTTCAGCTTCACAAGCAATGGTGGCTGCTGATCAGTTTGCAATGCAGTTTAACCGGAGAACTCACTAA
- the LOC117850824 gene encoding probable glucan 1,3-beta-glucosidase A isoform X2, whose product MGCRGGTRLPLVRRLCFVVVLLCASCLCSILPYANAKRTPPPPPSVKPKAPPSPSPSQVVPAPVPPYPALPVRAVCLGGWLVTEGWILPPLFDGIPNKDLLDGTQVQFKSALRKTYITADQGGGGAVLANRTQASDWETFKLWRINETTFNFRTSGGQFVGIGASDGIIVATATAPALPETFQIVRCPFDKNRVRIKAANGYFVQGIATGEVIADYGEPTRWSDWDASVFLMTKVGQQLQGEYQLCNGYGTDKAAPVLRDHWSTYIVEDDFKFIASSGLTAVRIPVGWWIASDPNPPAPYVGGSLQALDNAFKWAEKYKLGVIIDLHAAPGSQNPWEHSSSRDGTQEWGTTDANIAQTVQVIDFLASRYATSPSLFAVELMNEPLAPRATLDSLTRYYRDGYNAVRKHSPTAYVVMSNRLGISSANSTELLPFAGGFQGAVIDVHYYTMFNKMFDNFTVQQNIDFVRTNFSGELAAVTTQNGPLTFVEWKVPNATKEDYQKYATAQMNAYGQATFGWSYWTVKNANNHWDLEWMIKNGYINLKG is encoded by the exons ATGGGTTGCCGCGGCGGCACTAGGCTGCCGCTCGTGAGGCGGCTCTgcttcgtcgtcgtcctcctgtGCGCCTCGTGCCTCTGCTCCATCCTCCCATATGCCAATGCCaagaggacgccgccgccgccgccctcggtgAAGCCAAAggcaccgccgtcgccgtcgccgtcgcaggTCGTCCCGGCCCCGGTCCCGCCGTACCCTGCGCTCCCCGTGCGGGCGGTGTGCCTCGGCGGGTGGCTCGTCACCGAGGGCTGGATCCTGCCGCCCCTCTTCGACGGCATCCCCAACAAGGACCTCCTG GACGGGACGCAGGTGCAGTTCAAGTCGGCGCTGCGCAAGACGTACATCACCGCCgaccagggcggcggcggcgccgtgctgGCCAACCGGACGCAGGCCTCCGACTGGGAGACGTTCAAG CTGTGGAGGATCAACGAGACGACGTTCAACTTCCGTACGTCCGGCGGCCAGTTCGTGGGCATCGGCGCCAGCGACGGCATCatcgtcgccaccgccaccgcgccggcgctgccggaGACCTTCCAGATCGTGCGCTGCCCCTTCGACAAGAACAGGGTCCGGATTAAGGCCGCGAACGGATACTTCGTCCAG GGGATAGCAACCGGCGAGGTGATAGCGGACTACGGCGAGCCGACGCGGTGGTCCGACTGGGACGCGTCGGTGTTCCTCATGACCAAGGTCGGGCAGCAGCTGCAAGGGGAGTACCAGCTCTGCAACGGCTACGGCACCGACAAGGCCGCACCCGTGCTCAGG GACCATTGGAGCACCTACATAGTTGAGGACGATTTCAAGTTCATCGCATCAAGCGGGCTGACAGCAGTGAGGATTCCGGTAGGGTGGTGGATCGCTAGTGACCCGAACCCTCCGGCTCCGTATGTTGGAGGTTCCCTGCAAGCCCTGGACAACGCCTTCAAATGGGCAGA GAAGTACAAGCTGGGCGTCATCATCGACCTTCACGCGGCTCCAGGATCACAGAACCCCTGGGAGCACAGCTCCTCCAGAGACGGCACGCAGGAGTGGGGAACAACGGACGCCAACATCGCTCAAACTGTGCAAGTGATCGACTTCCTCGCATCCAG GTACGCGACGAGCCCCAGCCTGTTCGCAGTGGAGCTGATGAACGAGCCGCTGGCGCCCCGGGCGACGCTGGACAGCCTGACCAGGTACTACCGCGACGGCTACAACGCCGTCAGGAAGCACTCGCCGACGGCGTACGTGGTCATGTCGAACCGGCTGGGGATCTCGTCGGCGAACTCGACGGAGCTCCTCCCGTTCGCCGGCGGGTTCCAGGGGGCGGTCATCGACGTGCACTACTACACCATGTTCAACAAGATGTTCGACAACTTCACCGTGCAGCAGAACATCGACTTCGTCAGGACCAACTtctccggcgagctcgccgccgtcaCCACCCAGAATGGGCCGCTCACCTTTGTAG AGTGGAAGGTGCCAAACGCGACGAAGGAAGATTACCAGAAGTACGCGACGGCGCAGATGAACGCGTACGGTCAGGCCACGTTCGGATGGTCGTATTGGACTGTCAAGAATGCCAATAACCACTGGGATCTGGAGTGGATGATTAAGAATGGATACATAAATTTGAAAGGCTAG